One Pirellulales bacterium genomic region harbors:
- a CDS encoding response regulator transcription factor: MAEEPQKKTAKPLSKRILLVDDDIEIIESIKIALQAKGYEVLIARDGNQGLAMAERDNPSLVILDMMMPKRSGFIVLETLRRKQKVPMRVIMITANEGSRHKAYAEMLGVDDYLRKPFAMDRLLESVERLLAG, translated from the coding sequence ATGGCAGAAGAGCCGCAAAAAAAGACTGCAAAGCCGCTCAGCAAGCGGATCCTGTTGGTCGACGACGATATCGAAATCATCGAGTCGATCAAAATCGCGCTGCAGGCCAAAGGATACGAGGTGCTGATCGCACGCGACGGCAATCAAGGCCTGGCGATGGCCGAGCGCGATAATCCGTCGCTGGTGATCCTGGATATGATGATGCCGAAGCGCAGCGGCTTCATCGTGTTGGAAACGCTCCGCCGCAAGCAAAAGGTGCCGATGCGCGTGATCATGATCACGGCAAACGAAGGGAGCCGGCACAAGGCGTATGCCGAAATGCTCGGCGTGGATGATTATCTCCGCAAGCCCTTCGCGATGGACCGCCTTCTGGAAAGCGTCGAACGCCTGCTGGCGGGCTGA